The nucleotide sequence AAACATACCCTGTCGGACACCTGCCGGGCAAACGGAATCTCGTGCGTAACAAGAAGCATAGTAAATTCGTGCTGCTCAGCCAGCTGCCGTATTACCTGCAAAACTTCGCCCACCAGTTCCGGATCAAGTGCCGAAGTGGGCTCATCAAAAAGCAGAATTTTAGGTCTCATGGCAAGCGCCCTGGCTATACCAACACGCTGCTGCTGTCCGCCGGAAAGCTGAGCGGGAAATTTATCGGCCTGATCCGCCAGGCCCACCATATCAAGCAGCTCATCAGCTCTTTCGACAGCTTCCTTTTTTGAAAGCCCCAGCACCCTTATCGGTGCTTCCGTCAGATTGCGGCGAACCGTCATATGCGGAAACAGGTTAAACTGCTGAAAAACCATTCCGAGCTTTGAGCGCATTTTTCTCAAATGTTGTTGGCTTGCAGGGACCAGTTTGCCGTTACTCTCTTCATGCCATAATGGTTCCCCGTCCACATAAACAACCCCTTCATTAATAGGCTCCAGCGTCATTAAAATTCTTAGTATTGTGGATTTGCCGGAACCGGATGGCCCGATAATCGTTACCATCTCATTGGGCTGGACTTCAAACTCAAGTTCTTTAAGCACAACATGGTCGCCGAATTTTTTTGTAACTTTATCAAATTTAATAATGGGTTCGCTCATTTTTACCTCGCTTATTTAAGTGGTATTCCGCTCTTGGGAAGTTTCATGTCTATAAAACGCACTAAGAATGATGACAACAGTGTTAAAATAAGATACAGCCCCCCTACCATCGACAGAGGAACAAGATAATTATAGGTTCTGTCACCGATAATTCTGGCTATAGTCATCATTTCCAGAACAGTGACAACACTTAAGATAGGAACGTCTTTCATAATGGAAACAAGATAATTACCCAGTGCCGGTATAATACGCGGTACAGCCTGAGGCAGAATAATATGAAAAAAACCATAAGCAGAAGGCAAATTCAATGCCTTGAGAGCTTCGTGCTGCCCCCAAGGTACAGCTTCCAGACCTCCTCTGTAGACTTCGGCACAATATGCACTGTACTGCAAGCCAAGCGCAACAGCGCCGGCAACAAATGCCGGAATAGTAATACCAGTAAGCTCTGGGAGAACGTAAAAAACAAAAAACAACTGTATAAGCAGCGGGGTATCCCGCAAAAACTCAATAACAAAAGCAGCCGGATAGCTGATTATCTTCAGCGGTGCCCCTTTTAAGGCTGCCAGTATCAAACCGATAACCATTGCCAAAATAAAACCCACAACTGTAGCTTTTAATGTTGTAATAAGCCCTATTAGTAAAATAGGAAGAATAGATGCTGCAAAAGCAAGATTTGTAGCTGTATCCCATTCAATCCCGAATAACATCACTTACCTCCCGCTGCACGGCGCCATGTTCCCACATATTGGCTTAGCATTTTGAGCATTCCCGCCAATACCAACGCCATACCGAAGTACATAAAAAGAGCCAGTGTATAGACCACTGCACTTTCCTGTGTTAGATTTCTGAGCCTTTCCGAGACAAAGGCCAGATCCGATATTGTAATAAGAGAAACCAAAGCAGTATCCTTCAAATTTTGAATGGCAAGATTGCCAAAAACCGGCATCATTTCAGGTATTGCCTGAGGCAGAGCGATACGCCATAACGTTTGTTTGGGAGTAAAATTAAGAGCAGTAGCTGCTTCGTATTGTTTTTTAGATACTGCCTGTATAGCGCCCCGCACAACCTCAGCGCCGTATGCACCTATATTTGCAGATAATGCCAGAATTCCCGCAATAACAGGCGGGATACGAGTATCAACTCCCATAAGCTGGCCTACCAGAGGTAAAGCATAAAACAGCCAAAACATCTGCACTAGCAAAGAAGTGCCCCTGAATACTTCAATATATGCAACGGAGGGGACTTTAAAATACCAGTGGCGGGAAAGCTTTCCGAGTCCAAACATAAAAGAAAAGATGGCTCCGAGAATAGTGGAATATAACGTTAGCTTAACAGTAACCCAAGCCCCATCCATCATTGGTCCCAAATAATCTATCCAGTTCATTCATCCCTCCGCTACCCTGTATGCAGGGATATAATAAGAAAGCGCCCGGCTTTTAAAACCGGGCGCCTATGTGATACAGTTTTTCTTAAATACCTTCTCCGGAGCAAAGCTCTTTAGCAGTATGTTTAAAAGAGCCCTTTATATCTGCAGGTGTAAATCCGTTTTTCTCAAGAATATTTCTCCACTCATCAGTCTTTTTAAATTCTTTCAGCTCTTTACTGAACGCTAAGCGAAAATCATCGGATCCTTCATTAAATGTAAAACTGCCCCAGCTACGAACCTCTTCACCGTCTATAACCGGATCTTTAAAAGGTTCTGCCAGTTCAACCTTATCACTTTTTTTAGCCAAGTTAGCTGCAGTAAGCCCTGTTGCAGCATATGCATCTGCTCTTCCTGTGGCAACAGTTGAAATAGCGTCAGCATTGTTTTGAATCATAACCATTTGAGACTGCGGTACGCCGAGCTCCTGAAGCATTTCAAGCTGATCAGCACCTGCCATAATGGCCACTTTCAAATCCTCGCGTTTGGCAAAGTCGCTATAAGCATGAATATCTTTGGGATTTCCAGCCTTAACCAACAGTCCTTCACCATAGGAAGAATTGGGTACTGTAGCATAATCCACCTGCTCGCAACGCTGAGGCAGGATAGCCTGCTCTGCAGCCGCCATATCAAAACGATTTGCTTTTAAGCCGGGGATCAGAGAGCTGAAACTTGTTACAACCCACTGAATATCTTCAATACCCATTCTTTTTAATACCGCTCTGGCAACTTCCGGCCCGGCTCCCATTGCCTTACCGCTTGCATCAACATATCCATATGGAATTTCATTTGCAGTAGCAACACGCACATATCCTCTTTCTTTAATTTCCTGTAGTGTAACCTGAGCTGAAGCTACACTTGCAGTTAACAGTGCGAACACTCCTACTGCCAAGAAGCTGATTCCTAACTTTCTGAATTTGTTAAACATAACTACATACCTCCTTTACTCGCTTTTTTAAAGGCGGCTCTTTTAAACCGTCTTATCCATACCATGTATATTAAAGCCTTTGCAACTATCCGCAAAGACTTTATATTCATCAGTTAGTCAGTTAAAGTATAACATCTATTTTCATGATAGCATAATATAATTGTTTTATATAAAAAAAAAAACAGGGTTTGTCAAATTGTTTGAACCGTCTTTATTCCAAAAACTATTGATATGTTTAAGAAAATATAAAGTGAATTTTATAACCATTCAAAATTAAACAAATATAAAAAATATTTTATATCCCGCAGGAAACCGGGGTTTTAATCAATTATAATTCAATTTTGACAGATGGGGTATCAGGAACAGACACCCCAAATCAAATATCATTAAAAACAAGACCTGTCTGTAATTTCGGATAAAAATAAGTGGATTTTTGCGGCATCACATATCCGTTTTCAGAAATTTCTCTAACAACATCAATAGGCACCCCGTTCAGGATGAATCCCACAGCTTTGTTTTTTTCAGCTGCTTCACGCACTTTTTCCTCACTCTGCATAAAAGAAATACCTTCTTTATTAAGCAGTTTATCTTCGGAAAAGCCCATGACATCTTTTAAAATCAACTCCTGAAGAATATAAGTGTCCACTCTTCGGTAAACAGGATGAAGTTTTTCATAATCATCGTCTTTAATAGACAGACCATAATATTTGCTCCCGTAAACCATTACTATGTTGCAATTCTCTTTCTTATTCAGGAATTCCTCATAGCGGGTATCCTCAATCTCTTCCACAACAAAATAATTTTCAAGCTTCTCAAAAAATATTTTTTCGTCAAATTTATCATCTATATCAACCACTCTGTGAGTGGGAAAAATTTTCAATCCTTCATCATAAAAATTAACAAACATCATCATTACAAAATCATAAGGCTTTAACTCACCTGCTGCATCTTTGTTCAATTTTCTGAAATAGTCCCTCAGATTGAGAGATGTCTCATACCTGTGATGTCCATCAGCAATATAAATCGATTTATTTGACATGAACCTGGATATTTTATTAACAATATCCTGATCCTGTATAAGCCATAAAGAATTCTTGACGCCGTCATCATCAACGGCTGAAGCTGCAGGCATCGTTTTTTTCGCACTGGCAAAAGCCTTTTCCAGCTCATTTTCCTTATCCAGATAAAGTCCGAAAATCTGGCTGAAGTTCGCTTTACAAGCCTTCATAAGCTCGTACCGGTCTTTTTTGGGTCCGGCCAATGTCTTTTCATGGGGGAAAACTTTTCCTTTACCAAATTCTTCCAGCTTCATCAAACCAACAAAACCGGTCCTGACATATTTTTTGCCTTCGTACCGGTACTCCTGTTCATAAACGTAAAATGACGGGACATCATCTTTTACCAGGACTTTTTCCGATTTCCATTGATTGTAGAGTTTACCGGCATTATCGTATTTGTTTTTGCCCTCGGGTAGAATAAGATGAACAACGTTATACGGTGATTTTGTTTTAAAGCTCTCTCTTTCACTCTCGCTTATCACATCATAGGGGGGTGAAACAACATGTTTCAAAAGGGCTTTTTCCAGATTGTATCTTACTCCTCTAAAAGGTCTAACGGTAACCACAATTAACCTCCCGTTATTTGCATATTATTCTGGCAAACTTACGTTTACCAACTTTTAAAGTATATTCCCCGGCTGCCGGGCTCATCTCAATATCACTTATTTTCTCCCCGTTCACAGATACAGCCCCCTGCTTGGCAAGCCTTCTGGCATCACTGTTGCTTGAAGCAAAATTCAACTTTCTTATTATCTCCAGCATACTTTCACCGGAAACTTCCAAAACAGGCATATCCTCCGGATTTTCCCTTTTGGAGAACACCTTTTCAAAATCCGATTTGGCTTTTTCTGCTGCACTTTTATCGTGGAAT is from Flexistipes sinusarabici DSM 4947 and encodes:
- the ehuA gene encoding ectoine/hydroxyectoine ABC transporter ATP-binding protein EhuA, with amino-acid sequence MSEPIIKFDKVTKKFGDHVVLKELEFEVQPNEMVTIIGPSGSGKSTILRILMTLEPINEGVVYVDGEPLWHEESNGKLVPASQQHLRKMRSKLGMVFQQFNLFPHMTVRRNLTEAPIRVLGLSKKEAVERADELLDMVGLADQADKFPAQLSGGQQQRVGIARALAMRPKILLFDEPTSALDPELVGEVLQVIRQLAEQHEFTMLLVTHEIPFARQVSDRVCFIDGGAIVEQGPPTDILTEPKKERTKEFLHAVLHPDE
- the ehuD gene encoding ectoine/hydroxyectoine ABC transporter permease subunit EhuD, which produces MLFGIEWDTATNLAFAASILPILLIGLITTLKATVVGFILAMVIGLILAALKGAPLKIISYPAAFVIEFLRDTPLLIQLFFVFYVLPELTGITIPAFVAGAVALGLQYSAYCAEVYRGGLEAVPWGQHEALKALNLPSAYGFFHIILPQAVPRIIPALGNYLVSIMKDVPILSVVTVLEMMTIARIIGDRTYNYLVPLSMVGGLYLILTLLSSFLVRFIDMKLPKSGIPLK
- the ehuC gene encoding ectoine/hydroxyectoine ABC transporter permease subunit EhuC, encoding MNWIDYLGPMMDGAWVTVKLTLYSTILGAIFSFMFGLGKLSRHWYFKVPSVAYIEVFRGTSLLVQMFWLFYALPLVGQLMGVDTRIPPVIAGILALSANIGAYGAEVVRGAIQAVSKKQYEAATALNFTPKQTLWRIALPQAIPEMMPVFGNLAIQNLKDTALVSLITISDLAFVSERLRNLTQESAVVYTLALFMYFGMALVLAGMLKMLSQYVGTWRRAAGGK
- the ehuB gene encoding ectoine/hydroxyectoine ABC transporter substrate-binding protein EhuB; amino-acid sequence: MFNKFRKLGISFLAVGVFALLTASVASAQVTLQEIKERGYVRVATANEIPYGYVDASGKAMGAGPEVARAVLKRMGIEDIQWVVTSFSSLIPGLKANRFDMAAAEQAILPQRCEQVDYATVPNSSYGEGLLVKAGNPKDIHAYSDFAKREDLKVAIMAGADQLEMLQELGVPQSQMVMIQNNADAISTVATGRADAYAATGLTAANLAKKSDKVELAEPFKDPVIDGEEVRSWGSFTFNEGSDDFRLAFSKELKEFKKTDEWRNILEKNGFTPADIKGSFKHTAKELCSGEGI
- a CDS encoding DUF1015 domain-containing protein; its protein translation is MVTVRPFRGVRYNLEKALLKHVVSPPYDVISESERESFKTKSPYNVVHLILPEGKNKYDNAGKLYNQWKSEKVLVKDDVPSFYVYEQEYRYEGKKYVRTGFVGLMKLEEFGKGKVFPHEKTLAGPKKDRYELMKACKANFSQIFGLYLDKENELEKAFASAKKTMPAASAVDDDGVKNSLWLIQDQDIVNKISRFMSNKSIYIADGHHRYETSLNLRDYFRKLNKDAAGELKPYDFVMMMFVNFYDEGLKIFPTHRVVDIDDKFDEKIFFEKLENYFVVEEIEDTRYEEFLNKKENCNIVMVYGSKYYGLSIKDDDYEKLHPVYRRVDTYILQELILKDVMGFSEDKLLNKEGISFMQSEEKVREAAEKNKAVGFILNGVPIDVVREISENGYVMPQKSTYFYPKLQTGLVFNDI